Proteins encoded together in one Lysinibacillus sp. FSL K6-0232 window:
- a CDS encoding DMT family transporter gives MANTKVYSILIFVMFLWGMNVTWLKVIVSNGDPLTIQTARIFLAGIVIFIILKLTKQQLYVKNMPFKYILIGCFFGVICHHAFLAYGIVRTTAMKTAIISGLSPLFTALIAVVFKDTVMTKTKLIGFMLGGIGVLFAVVDDLTELTNLQLGDFLVFMSFFLQAFSFIAIRRATTTISPMLTTGWMLLIGSSILLIFTLVTNIQSYTAFVSFSPLLWLIFFLSAVLATSVGHTLYNLCIKHIGAAESAIFVNFNTIFALIGAALFLHEVITLQQFIGSLIIIAGVIIGTSNLEEKLLQRKHRHDQS, from the coding sequence TTGGCAAATACAAAAGTATATTCTATTTTAATATTCGTCATGTTCCTATGGGGCATGAATGTGACATGGCTAAAAGTAATTGTTTCCAATGGTGATCCATTAACAATACAAACAGCCCGTATTTTTCTAGCGGGTATTGTGATTTTTATTATTTTAAAGCTAACGAAACAGCAGTTATATGTAAAGAACATGCCATTTAAGTACATATTAATCGGTTGCTTTTTTGGTGTTATTTGTCACCATGCTTTTCTAGCATATGGTATTGTTCGAACAACTGCTATGAAAACAGCTATTATTAGCGGCTTGAGCCCACTATTCACAGCTCTTATTGCGGTTGTATTTAAAGATACCGTAATGACAAAAACAAAATTAATCGGCTTTATGCTTGGAGGCATCGGCGTACTCTTTGCTGTTGTAGATGATCTAACAGAGCTAACAAATCTACAGCTAGGTGACTTTCTTGTCTTTATGTCGTTCTTTTTACAGGCTTTTAGCTTTATCGCCATTCGTCGAGCAACTACAACTATTTCACCTATGCTAACGACAGGCTGGATGCTACTAATTGGCTCATCCATATTATTAATTTTCACATTAGTAACAAACATCCAAAGCTACACAGCCTTTGTATCCTTTAGTCCACTCCTATGGCTTATATTCTTTCTATCAGCGGTTCTAGCCACATCAGTTGGACACACACTATATAACCTATGCATAAAGCATATCGGTGCAGCAGAATCAGCCATTTTCGTTAACTTCAATACAATCTTTGCATTAATAGGCGCAGCACTATTTTTACACGAAGTCATCACACTACAGCAATTTATCGGCAGCCTAATTATTATCGCAGGCGTCATCATCGGCACAAGCAACCTAGAAGAAAAGCTCCTCCAAAGAAAACACCGCCACGATCAAAGCTAG
- a CDS encoding Zn-ribbon domain-containing OB-fold protein yields MRVYECCGVESVTKKVYCSICRQEIKNEREVPDEGTVYSYTVIHIAPAEYAELAPYVVALVQLKDSKAKLTVRIYGDVQIGDPVQLDQIVDGTYIYKKSNAA; encoded by the coding sequence ATGAGGGTTTATGAATGCTGTGGTGTTGAGTCGGTTACAAAAAAAGTATATTGTAGCATCTGTCGTCAAGAAATCAAAAACGAACGAGAAGTTCCAGACGAGGGGACAGTTTATAGCTATACTGTTATTCATATTGCTCCTGCTGAATACGCTGAGCTAGCACCGTATGTTGTGGCATTAGTACAGCTTAAAGATTCTAAAGCAAAGCTAACAGTGCGTATTTATGGAGATGTTCAAATTGGCGATCCTGTTCAGCTCGATCAAATTGTAGATGGAACGTACATTTATAAAAAAAGCAATGCTGCTTAA
- a CDS encoding thiolase C-terminal domain-containing protein, with amino-acid sequence MTVYVHSVSMTKFGNSENTSLKDLMLTASREALDEARDIKIDAVFVGNYMGGSLVNQEILGAIVANDLGLGHIPTAKLEGACASGGIALRQGVLSILSGEYESVLVVGVEKMKHAPTATVTQFINSAMDQTTNERYAGLTFPGFFGVVANRYFYETGANKSHLAKVALKNRENALHNPLAQFQKPATLEEIINARIITDPLGLFDCSPITDGAAAVVLSRKPSDIKILASAQASGPTMMQDAIDLLSLPAIRISGQQAYEKAGVGPDDIDVVEIHDCFSMTEMLAIEELGFFPKLEGWLAIEQGKTRVNGEKPVNTSGGLLSRGHPIGATGVAQFYQLVHQLRGDAPNQLEKQPRLALAQNLGGTGSYSVVHILERV; translated from the coding sequence ATGACAGTATATGTGCATAGTGTAAGCATGACGAAGTTTGGCAACAGCGAAAATACTTCATTAAAAGACTTAATGCTCACTGCTAGCCGAGAGGCACTCGATGAAGCAAGAGATATCAAGATTGATGCAGTTTTTGTCGGCAATTACATGGGAGGTAGCTTAGTCAATCAAGAAATTTTAGGGGCAATTGTAGCAAATGATTTAGGGCTTGGGCATATTCCAACAGCGAAATTAGAGGGTGCCTGTGCATCAGGAGGCATTGCTTTACGCCAAGGGGTTTTAAGCATTTTAAGCGGTGAATATGAAAGCGTTTTAGTTGTTGGTGTTGAGAAAATGAAGCATGCACCGACAGCCACTGTTACGCAATTTATTAACTCTGCAATGGATCAAACAACAAATGAGCGTTATGCTGGCCTCACATTCCCAGGATTTTTTGGTGTAGTTGCCAATCGCTATTTCTATGAAACAGGTGCAAATAAATCTCATTTAGCGAAAGTAGCTCTAAAGAACCGTGAAAATGCGTTGCACAACCCACTTGCACAATTCCAAAAGCCAGCAACGCTTGAGGAAATTATCAATGCGCGCATTATTACAGACCCACTTGGCTTATTCGATTGCTCACCAATTACAGATGGTGCAGCAGCAGTTGTGTTATCACGCAAGCCATCAGATATTAAAATATTAGCTTCCGCACAGGCTTCTGGTCCAACAATGATGCAGGATGCCATTGATTTATTATCATTACCAGCAATACGTATATCAGGACAGCAAGCCTATGAAAAAGCAGGTGTTGGTCCTGACGATATTGATGTTGTTGAAATTCATGATTGCTTCTCCATGACTGAAATGCTTGCTATTGAAGAGCTTGGCTTTTTCCCGAAATTAGAAGGCTGGCTAGCCATTGAGCAAGGGAAAACACGCGTAAACGGGGAAAAGCCTGTCAATACAAGCGGAGGTCTTTTATCAAGAGGACATCCAATTGGTGCAACAGGTGTAGCACAATTTTATCAGCTAGTACATCAACTGCGTGGAGATGCTCCAAATCAGCTAGAAAAGCAGCCACGATTAGCTCTTGCACAAAATTTAGGTGGCACTGGCTCCTATTCAGTCGTCCATATTTTAGAAAGAGTATAA
- a CDS encoding class I adenylate-forming enzyme family protein: MSTIGQLALKSAHAYPDKIAVKFKDRSISYTQLIERAYALTAYFKSLNLQKGARVGILMSNRLEHIELDVAVSLYGLIKVPLNYRLHPKEHDYQVKDSGMSLIIGEQSLINQLQIDFPIVYCGEQYEQVIEQFKGQAYENEVTENDTMAIMYTSGTTGNPKGVMLSHRNMVSGALSLAIACEADYKDVIGHVAPLTHGANFLSHVAWLYGLTQVVYDKFEPEQFVHLLEQDGISIIFLVPTMVNLMIQHEHFNPQKLHTIKSINMAGSPIAAAKLQEALDKVGTKFVETYGQVEGPMCISMMPREDLPSRLDSCGRIGPFVDVKIVDDEGNECPVGEIGEIIAKGPLIMQGYWNNEKATSETLRDGWLHTGDLGRLDKHGYLYIVDRKKEVIISGGVNIYPREVEEVLNKHDFIKETCVIGIPDDKWGESIVAYVVPNGRGEIDKDELITLCQNHLASFKKPKEIHVVEALPKSSYGKILKRELVKQHTEVTQ; encoded by the coding sequence ATGAGTACAATCGGCCAATTAGCACTAAAATCTGCTCATGCGTATCCAGATAAAATAGCCGTTAAATTTAAAGACCGTTCTATTTCATATACACAATTAATCGAGCGTGCCTATGCACTAACAGCCTATTTTAAAAGTCTTAATCTGCAAAAGGGTGCACGTGTAGGTATTTTAATGTCAAATCGCTTAGAGCATATTGAGCTTGATGTAGCCGTTTCTCTATACGGTCTTATTAAAGTACCACTTAACTATCGCTTGCATCCAAAAGAGCATGATTATCAGGTGAAGGATTCGGGTATGAGCTTGATAATTGGGGAGCAATCACTAATCAATCAGCTACAAATTGATTTTCCCATTGTTTATTGCGGAGAGCAGTATGAACAAGTCATTGAACAATTTAAAGGACAAGCTTATGAAAATGAAGTAACTGAGAATGATACGATGGCAATAATGTATACTTCAGGCACAACAGGCAACCCAAAAGGCGTGATGCTGTCACACCGTAATATGGTAAGCGGGGCGCTTTCTTTAGCAATAGCATGTGAGGCAGATTATAAGGATGTTATCGGTCATGTTGCACCATTAACACATGGCGCAAACTTTTTAAGTCATGTCGCATGGCTCTATGGTTTAACACAGGTTGTATACGATAAGTTTGAGCCAGAGCAATTTGTTCATTTATTAGAGCAGGATGGTATTTCAATTATTTTCCTAGTCCCAACAATGGTTAATTTAATGATTCAGCATGAGCATTTCAACCCGCAAAAGCTGCATACGATTAAATCGATTAATATGGCAGGCTCACCAATTGCCGCTGCGAAGCTGCAGGAGGCACTTGACAAAGTAGGAACAAAATTTGTAGAAACATATGGTCAGGTGGAAGGACCAATGTGTATTTCTATGATGCCACGTGAGGATTTGCCATCTCGTCTTGATTCATGTGGCAGAATTGGGCCATTTGTCGATGTGAAAATCGTTGATGATGAGGGCAATGAATGCCCAGTGGGAGAGATTGGTGAAATTATTGCCAAAGGTCCACTTATTATGCAGGGTTACTGGAACAATGAAAAAGCAACGTCAGAAACATTGCGTGATGGCTGGCTTCATACAGGCGACTTAGGCAGGCTAGATAAGCATGGCTATTTATATATCGTTGATCGTAAAAAAGAGGTTATCATTTCGGGCGGTGTCAATATTTATCCTCGTGAAGTAGAGGAAGTTTTAAATAAGCATGACTTTATTAAAGAAACATGTGTGATTGGCATTCCAGATGACAAATGGGGCGAATCTATCGTTGCATATGTAGTGCCAAATGGACGTGGAGAAATTGATAAGGATGAATTAATCACGCTTTGTCAAAACCATTTAGCAAGCTTTAAAAAGCCGAAGGAAATCCATGTTGTTGAGGCACTGCCAAAAAGCTCCTATGGGAAAATTTTAAAACGTGAGCTTGTTAAACAGCATACGGAGGTGACGCAATGA
- a CDS encoding PPC domain-containing DNA-binding protein translates to MDNARWQALYDRPTDRIIGRLKAGTDLFAGIKEVCHHFGVMGGQFQCMGSLKHATYVQVQRGEKEGTIVYSPKRQTTSPVELISGLGFIGIDMETNDLDIHFHGSFVDCDQNFSGGHFLEGENEIAITVEFILYPLKEAIPKRRKDDQFQVLIFHFEE, encoded by the coding sequence TTGGATAATGCGCGGTGGCAGGCTTTATACGACCGTCCTACAGATAGAATTATCGGAAGATTGAAGGCAGGAACAGATTTATTTGCTGGGATAAAGGAGGTCTGTCATCACTTTGGTGTGATGGGTGGGCAATTTCAATGTATGGGCTCTTTAAAGCATGCTACGTATGTCCAAGTACAACGAGGTGAAAAGGAAGGAACCATTGTTTATTCACCAAAGCGACAGACTACATCACCAGTAGAACTTATTTCTGGTTTAGGCTTTATTGGAATAGATATGGAAACAAATGATTTAGACATTCATTTCCATGGGTCCTTTGTAGATTGTGATCAAAATTTTTCGGGTGGTCACTTTCTTGAAGGAGAAAATGAAATTGCTATTACAGTAGAATTTATACTCTATCCATTAAAAGAGGCTATACCAAAAAGACGCAAAGATGACCAATTCCAAGTTCTAATTTTTCATTTTGAAGAGTAG
- a CDS encoding SDR family NAD(P)-dependent oxidoreductase, whose protein sequence is MTLKDDVAIVTGAASGIGQAVAIQLSKQGVHVVLVDLNSCEDTIEKLAHDSYLECLGDIRDAEFIKATVNRTIEKYGEIHILVNNAGTCSRKNIETMTFEDWSRDLDTNLKATFMFTQACVYPHMKDAQYGRIINISSVSGLNGGVTSGEDGTGRSGPAYAASKGGVIALTKWVAKELGPLNITCNSVAPGATLTGITTGVPYNLDQQVIKRIGTPDDIASAVLYFASREAGYATAQVLKVDGGISIG, encoded by the coding sequence ATGACATTAAAGGATGATGTAGCAATTGTTACAGGAGCAGCAAGTGGTATTGGACAGGCAGTTGCTATCCAGCTTTCAAAGCAGGGGGTACATGTTGTATTAGTTGACTTAAATTCATGTGAGGACACAATTGAAAAACTAGCACATGATAGCTATTTAGAGTGCTTAGGTGATATTCGCGATGCAGAGTTTATTAAGGCAACTGTTAATCGTACTATTGAAAAATATGGAGAGATTCATATTTTAGTGAATAATGCTGGAACATGTAGCCGTAAAAATATCGAAACGATGACATTTGAGGATTGGTCACGTGATCTTGATACAAACTTAAAGGCGACATTTATGTTTACACAGGCATGTGTGTACCCTCATATGAAGGATGCGCAATATGGTCGCATTATTAATATTAGCTCAGTATCTGGTTTAAATGGTGGTGTAACATCTGGTGAGGATGGCACAGGTCGCTCAGGCCCAGCATATGCAGCATCAAAAGGTGGTGTTATTGCGCTAACAAAATGGGTGGCAAAAGAGCTTGGACCACTTAATATTACGTGTAACTCTGTAGCACCGGGGGCGACATTAACAGGGATTACAACAGGGGTTCCGTACAATTTAGATCAGCAGGTTATTAAACGTATTGGTACGCCTGATGATATTGCAAGCGCTGTGCTATATTTTGCATCTAGAGAGGCTGGTTATGCAACTGCTCAGGTGCTAAAGGTAGACGGGGGGATCAGTATTGGATAA
- a CDS encoding TRAP transporter large permease, producing the protein MTALLLFGSFIVLVFLRVPIAASLAVSSMVVLFTSQGLSGFEALTDIMYTSVAKFTLLAIPFFILAGVIMDHIGISKRLIDFAQTLVGHRKGGIVLVTVLVAIFFAAISGSGPATVAAIGGILIPAMVKNGYRKETAGGLVASAGAIGIIIPPSIAFIIFAVVAGDQIPITINRLFMAGVIPGILVGIGLFLAGMYVRKRDIKKGIFNDSVEATMRKSTGKERWDAFVKALPGLMIPVIILGGIYGGFFTPTEAAVIAVVYGLIVGLFIHRKGYIKMMYRIFIESALQTAVVMIIVSAASVFAYIVTTEQIASTISDAVLGLTDNKIIILLLVNIILLIAGAFIDAISAFYIFVPILLPIMLMLGVDPTVFGVFMTINLAIGLFTPPVGLNLYVAASMSKTNIIQISKGVVPFIVASIIVLLLVTYIPALSTFLPDLLNIK; encoded by the coding sequence ATGACAGCATTATTACTTTTTGGTTCATTTATAGTGCTTGTATTTTTAAGAGTACCTATCGCTGCCTCCTTAGCAGTATCTTCCATGGTTGTTCTATTTACGTCACAGGGCCTATCAGGATTTGAAGCATTAACAGATATTATGTATACAAGTGTTGCGAAATTTACATTATTAGCGATTCCGTTCTTTATTTTAGCGGGCGTCATTATGGATCATATCGGAATCTCTAAGCGCTTAATCGATTTTGCACAAACATTAGTAGGGCACCGCAAAGGTGGTATTGTACTTGTAACTGTCTTGGTAGCCATTTTCTTTGCCGCTATTTCAGGCTCTGGTCCAGCAACAGTTGCTGCCATTGGAGGAATTTTAATTCCTGCCATGGTGAAGAACGGCTATCGTAAAGAAACGGCTGGTGGCTTAGTAGCAAGTGCTGGTGCTATCGGGATTATTATTCCACCATCCATTGCCTTTATTATTTTCGCAGTGGTAGCAGGAGATCAAATCCCTATTACGATTAATCGCCTATTTATGGCAGGTGTTATTCCAGGAATTTTAGTTGGTATCGGTTTGTTTCTCGCTGGTATGTATGTTCGTAAGCGTGATATTAAAAAGGGTATTTTTAACGACTCTGTTGAAGCAACGATGCGAAAAAGTACAGGAAAAGAACGTTGGGATGCATTTGTTAAAGCGCTTCCGGGATTAATGATTCCCGTTATTATTTTAGGTGGTATTTATGGAGGATTTTTCACACCAACAGAGGCAGCGGTTATTGCTGTTGTTTATGGACTGATTGTTGGCTTGTTTATTCATCGTAAGGGCTACATAAAAATGATGTATCGTATTTTTATTGAATCAGCATTACAAACAGCCGTTGTGATGATTATTGTTAGTGCGGCCTCTGTTTTTGCTTATATTGTGACAACAGAACAAATTGCTTCTACAATTTCAGATGCGGTTTTAGGTTTGACAGATAATAAAATTATTATTCTATTACTAGTAAATATTATTTTATTAATTGCAGGTGCATTTATCGATGCGATTTCAGCATTTTATATTTTCGTACCAATTTTACTGCCAATCATGCTAATGCTTGGCGTAGACCCAACTGTATTTGGCGTATTTATGACAATTAACTTAGCAATCGGCTTATTTACACCACCTGTAGGGTTAAATTTATATGTTGCAGCAAGTATGTCAAAGACGAATATTATCCAAATTTCTAAGGGGGTTGTGCCGTTTATTGTTGCCTCAATTATCGTTTTATTACTTGTGACGTATATACCAGCTTTATCAACATTTTTACCAGATTTATTAAATATTAAGTAG
- a CDS encoding TRAP transporter small permease produces MMKFLDYFEEILLSVTFAAITLITFINIVSRNAVNLSLSFTEEITVNLLVLLTFVGTALGVRRYAHLGFTLLFDKGNKLTKKVIVIISSVASGALFAVLLYYGIDMVLFQMQINQTTPALGMPQWILSSALPLGALLCLIRTVQAMIEEFKAVSNEGSGTKGDELI; encoded by the coding sequence ATGATGAAGTTTTTAGACTACTTTGAAGAGATTCTATTAAGTGTTACATTTGCAGCAATTACACTTATTACATTTATAAACATCGTTTCTCGAAATGCAGTCAATTTATCCCTTTCTTTTACAGAGGAAATTACAGTCAATTTGTTAGTATTACTAACATTTGTTGGTACAGCTTTAGGTGTGCGCAGGTATGCACACCTTGGTTTTACCCTATTATTTGACAAGGGGAATAAGCTGACAAAGAAAGTGATTGTCATTATTTCATCAGTAGCAAGTGGTGCATTGTTTGCTGTATTACTCTATTACGGAATCGATATGGTATTGTTCCAAATGCAAATTAATCAAACAACGCCAGCATTAGGAATGCCGCAATGGATTTTATCTTCAGCATTACCACTCGGCGCATTGCTTTGCTTAATTCGCACAGTACAGGCGATGATTGAGGAATTTAAAGCAGTGAGCAATGAAGGCAGTGGAACAAAGGGGGATGAGTTGATATGA
- a CDS encoding DctP family TRAP transporter solute-binding subunit: MKKLGKGRNLLLVMLLIVSTVLAACGNGGGGADGEEKSYKLKMSVTVSDSSTWYEAAKKLADDMEKETDGRIKIEVFTNEQLSGGDSGKAVEGLAKGSIDLTFNSTIIYSILDQRFGVTSAPFLLKDHAEVDKVFNGEGGEKLKELLAEKGVHALGYGENGFRQITNSKHEIKAPEDLNGLKIRIPGITMYTDLYRSLGTDPATMTFSEVFTALQQGTIDGQENPIDVIASSKLEEVQDYLTLWNYSYDPLVLGMNKKLYDSLSDADRELFDRLGKEAAAYQVKIAREKEATQIEDLKAKGMNVYTPTEEELAAFKEAVQPIYAKYTDVWGEDLLKAFTP; encoded by the coding sequence ATGAAGAAATTAGGAAAAGGGAGAAATCTTCTCCTTGTCATGTTGTTGATCGTTTCAACTGTACTAGCTGCCTGTGGGAATGGCGGAGGAGGAGCTGATGGTGAAGAAAAGTCATACAAATTAAAAATGTCTGTGACGGTATCGGACTCTTCAACTTGGTATGAGGCAGCTAAAAAATTAGCAGATGATATGGAAAAAGAAACAGATGGCCGCATTAAAATCGAAGTTTTCACAAATGAACAATTATCCGGTGGCGATTCAGGTAAGGCTGTTGAAGGATTAGCAAAAGGTTCAATTGATTTAACATTTAACTCTACAATTATTTACTCTATTTTAGATCAACGCTTTGGTGTAACAAGTGCGCCGTTTTTATTAAAAGACCATGCTGAAGTAGATAAAGTCTTTAATGGTGAAGGTGGAGAAAAGCTGAAGGAGCTTTTAGCTGAAAAAGGTGTACACGCTTTAGGATATGGTGAAAACGGTTTCCGTCAAATTACAAACAGTAAACATGAAATTAAAGCACCAGAAGACTTAAATGGCTTAAAGATTCGTATTCCTGGTATTACTATGTATACAGATTTATATCGCTCACTAGGAACAGACCCAGCAACAATGACATTCTCTGAAGTATTTACAGCATTACAGCAAGGCACAATTGATGGTCAAGAAAATCCAATTGATGTGATTGCATCATCAAAGCTAGAGGAAGTGCAAGACTACTTAACATTATGGAACTACTCATATGACCCATTAGTGCTAGGGATGAACAAGAAGTTATATGATTCTTTAAGCGATGCAGATCGTGAGCTATTTGACCGTTTAGGAAAAGAGGCAGCTGCTTACCAAGTAAAGATTGCGCGTGAAAAGGAAGCAACACAAATTGAAGATTTAAAGGCAAAAGGTATGAATGTTTATACACCAACAGAGGAAGAATTAGCGGCATTTAAAGAAGCAGTTCAACCAATCTATGCCAAATATACAGATGTTTGGGGCGAAGATTTACTGAAAGCGTTTACGCCATAA
- a CDS encoding CdaR family transcriptional regulator, whose product MFDLQIIGTKIVRELGELIDQKVVVIDHNGFIIASTDMSRMNQFHEGALLAMKSKEVMHMTKELSAQLKGVLEGMVMPLIIEDTPIGVIGVTGQPEEIEKYGKLVQKITQFFVEDFLMHRKKERETKMFELFLLDLLNGQVHQALLEQRAEMLNIDTALYNRVIIIQLNRRIDEKGVDYLRAIQIIHPQLHIFQWSFDKLVLLVPKVTRMHLEETLYSFNRKLSKLYDNDIFIGVGNSHSFFKLNESYNEASNALTVAIENKQIVFEEDLKLELLLSDLQEQKVDNFIERTIGSLIGEEELIYNLEIWLKSKGALQDIADMLHIHKNTLKYRLKKIEKLLNIDINNNENKLELMIAILLYRKKRRVSL is encoded by the coding sequence ATGTTTGATTTACAAATTATTGGAACAAAAATTGTAAGGGAGCTTGGTGAGCTAATTGATCAAAAAGTTGTTGTAATTGATCATAATGGCTTTATTATCGCTAGCACAGATATGTCTAGGATGAACCAATTTCATGAGGGTGCGTTACTTGCCATGAAAAGCAAAGAGGTTATGCATATGACAAAGGAGCTATCAGCGCAATTAAAAGGTGTACTGGAAGGAATGGTGATGCCCTTAATTATTGAGGATACGCCAATTGGTGTTATTGGCGTTACTGGACAGCCTGAGGAAATTGAAAAATACGGAAAGCTTGTGCAAAAAATTACACAGTTTTTTGTTGAGGATTTTTTAATGCACCGTAAAAAAGAGCGAGAAACAAAAATGTTTGAGCTATTTTTACTGGATTTATTAAATGGACAGGTTCATCAAGCACTATTGGAGCAACGAGCAGAAATGTTAAATATTGATACAGCACTTTACAATCGCGTTATTATTATTCAATTGAATAGGCGAATTGATGAAAAGGGGGTGGATTATTTGCGTGCAATTCAAATAATCCATCCTCAATTACATATTTTTCAATGGAGCTTCGATAAATTAGTGCTGCTTGTGCCAAAGGTGACACGCATGCATTTAGAGGAAACACTTTATTCATTTAATCGTAAGCTTAGCAAGTTATATGACAATGATATCTTTATAGGTGTCGGCAATTCGCATTCCTTTTTTAAGCTGAATGAATCATACAATGAGGCAAGTAATGCATTAACAGTTGCGATTGAAAATAAGCAAATTGTGTTTGAAGAGGATTTAAAATTAGAGCTGCTATTATCAGACCTGCAAGAACAAAAGGTAGATAATTTTATTGAGAGAACAATTGGTTCATTAATCGGGGAAGAAGAGCTTATTTATAATTTAGAAATATGGTTAAAAAGCAAAGGAGCATTGCAGGATATTGCTGATATGCTCCATATCCATAAAAATACATTAAAGTATCGCTTAAAAAAAATTGAGAAGCTTTTAAATATTGATATTAATAATAACGAAAATAAATTAGAGTTAATGATTGCCATTTTGCTGTATCGAAAAAAAAGAAGAGTAAGTTTATAA